The Porites lutea chromosome 11, jaPorLute2.1, whole genome shotgun sequence genome contains the following window.
TTTGCATTTCTTGGGTCGTGTTCGCTTATCCGGGAAGGTTCGACCTAGCTAATTTCAATGTGGACGGCACGTATAGCCCtattatttgattttgtttttgggGGGACTAtaattcttttttgttcttcCATGCAAAAGCATAAAAATTCTCTACTTCTGATCCAAAACTCAATAGTTCACACTGAGCCGTTTTTTCAGTAGTTTTGTGTTTGAATTTGCTAACAGATAATAGGGGAATGATCATCTgcgtcattcattcattgcaaAGTTTTCGTTCAAAAAAAGTTTCCTTCAACAAGTTGTTTCTGGTGGATTGTAAACtaaataaaccttttttaagTTATCTTAAAGTTTTTTGTAATAATGCAATTAGAATTAACTGCCGCGTTGATTAtgttaataaaacaattagttcatgctttaGCTGGGCGTATATCGAGATAAGAAGCGTTTGGAAAGCATTCAAGTGGCTAGagttgctgttttctttttggtgCTCTCCAAACATCCCTCGTGCTCTTTATTTCTCAAAATAACGCACGAAACAAAACACGAAACACGAAAAATGACCCACGAAACAATCGTTATGGTAAACACTGATGTGTATGTCGAGTGCTTTAACGGGCTGCTGGACGTACGCACAGGCTGCCTACTCTCACGATTAAGCGAAAAGTGCCTAGAGAACTGGCTTGCTGCGAGGCTATTGCTTACTCTCTTTCCCTACCATCTAATTTCATCTTCACTAAATCTAATGTAATTATATAAAGCTTTATTCATACTGAAAAGCCGAGTTAAAGTGTTCTGGGTGTACTGGATGGGTATTAGCTATCAGCTTGTAAATCTAAAGTGTAGATTAATCTATTCAGTCTAATAATTAAATCTTACACGCACAAGCTCAGCCGAAACGTTTTAGCTCAGTAACGAATATTTTTCCCTAAGAAACTATTATTGGAAAACATGCTGGCTAGCTGATTTTTCTAAGCAATGCTATCACATTAAAAGAAACCTGCTTCGTAATAAAAGTCGCGGAAGAAATCTGATCCTCGAATGGTGTGTCAGTCTCTAAACCTGCAACACTAATCTTAGGTAAAAGCACATGCAGACTGTTTTTAAAGCTATTTGGAAATGTAAGTTGATATTAATTTCTAAACTTCGGCTCGAGCTCGCTAATGCGCAATCGCAAACTATCGTTTTCTCCTTTTATAATttgtatttcttcttctgtctTGTTACAAAGTATTGTTTCATTGCTTATTTTCTCTTGCAAAGCTCGAAGATCCTCATGTAATTTATGTATCTTAATTTGGTCCAATGCCTCCATTTCCTGGGCAAATTGCAAGCGTATTGTTTcgttattttttctctcttcctgCAATCTTTCACTCAGTTTGTCCCACCGACTTTTCTCTGCCCCTAACTCCGACTTAAGTGTTCTAGCTTTTGCTTCTTTAACTCTTAGCTCCTCAGAGAAagtttttgtatctttttctaacttttcatttttcttcctCTCATCTTGAAGGTCGTTTATCTTGATTTCAAGACGCGTGATCGTCATTTTTAGAACTGAGAAGCTAGCCCGCAGGATTGGATCTTCATCGCACTTGTCAAACATTAgttcttctccttcttccaagCCAACAAACCTAAGCTTTCTAATTTCCTCTTTCAAAAATTGTAAAAGAGTTTTcaagattttcttttcaacatCGTTACCGTCCGGAAAATCCCCAAACACAGGAGTCTTAAAATCTCTGCACAGGACTACCAGGTTTCTAACTGTAATGTAAGTTGAAATTAGATGTTGAATACGCATCAAATTAGTGATTCCATCTCTTTCTAATTGTCTCTCCTGAAGTTTTGTAAATTGTCCAGCTTCTGTCGTTTGGTTTCTGAATAGAGAGTTGTCAACCAAGGGGTTTGTTTGCGGTTTGTTTTCGTTGAAAGCTTCTTCAGCTGGGGTACTTGAGCTCATCGAACCAACGAACTGAAAGTTATGTAATTGACCAGTTGTCGTAGTGTCATTATTGCCAGTTGGACTTTGCCAagtttttccatttgttttctgTATTTCATTGCTGAATTGTGGCTGTGGGCAAGGGTTTTGAAATTGCCGTGGAACACCAAACCGTGTCGTCTGAAATGGCAGCTGCTGATTTCCAGAAAATTGAGGATTTCTCCCTGTGAAAGGTGGATTTCTCAAAAATCTTGACTCGGCGCCTCCATGCTGGAGAGTTTCTCCGAACTGCCATTGTCCCGGATGCAATGTGGCGTATGGGGAATTTCCAGGATATTGTGCTGTATATTGATTAACTCCTGAGTGATTGATGGGAAAATGAGTCATTCTCGGAAGctgtgttaaaaaaggattggGTCCCGGATGTCGCGAGTAACATTGATTGGTTCCTGGGTGATGAGCTTGCAGTGGATGATGAATACCGTGAGGTCGAGTTTGCCTTTCAGGGACCCCCTGATGTGTGCACCTGGTTCCGTTGTTTGTTACCATTGCCTGATGGCTGTAGCTCGTATTCAAGTAGGTATTGAAAAATCCCTGCTGCTGAAACGCCGACATGAATGGCTCCTTGTTCATGTTGTCTACGAAGAAGGCAAAATCAATTAGAGCCTCAAGAAAGTATACGGAATGCTATTGATTTCCTGTATCTTACCTTGTAGTTCAGCTTTCGCTGCGATTGAACTCTGGTTAACTCATGTCTATGctgttcttttaaaaaattcagtgCGATCATAACATACCTTCAGTGCATAAATTCAGTCTCTAGATCTCCTAAGTTAGTCACTACAGCTTTAACTTCGATGCCTTGGAGGGAAGCAATTTCACTGCAAGGTTTTGTTTCAGTGGAGTTAAGTTTGACTGCTTTCTTTTAAAACCTTGCGCGTGTGTCGCCATGACTGAGAATTCAAATTGAGCTGGCGAGTTAAACGGTTCTTTTCTGGGCGCGCGCAAATCTCTACGTTATTTGCTTCGCTAATTTGCAATAACGCAGTGCAAATGCCAGACGGACAGATTTCCTGTTTTGTCACGAAGTTTCTCTTTATATTTTCAAGGCTTTTAATTACAAAAAGGATCCTTATGTAATTCTTCTCCGCAAACGCTAGAGGGGAGGCAAAGAAGGAGAGAAGAAAAGAGTAGGGAACTCTTTTTCGCTCCGTCCCCACTCTCGGTTCAGTCTCTCTCTGTTGCCCGTCTCTTCTTTCCAGTTTCCCCTCTTCTCGAATAGAACCACAAGGTAGTCAGAGTAACCTTGCCtgaattttaattgtttttgtttttttctaatcTTACCTCGGAATTCAAAGATTGTTAGTAGGGTGTGTTTCGATAAAAGTTGACTTGTAAAGACAGGTTTACACGAGGATACGGCAACAGTACTTACcggaagtaaaaagaaaaaacgaaaacggaATGAAGCGTTGGAAAGTGAGATGCAACGTTATTTTATTCTACAAGACTGATGGGTTGTAGCGTGAAACTCAACCACCGCCGTAAAATAACAGTTAAATAAATAGCCCTCAGTTAACTGCATTTAAGAAGACCATGACTTACAAAAACGAAAGAAAGGTGTTCTCTTAACACACTGTCCTTTAtcgtcatttctttttttccaaaaactgGACTGGAATTGTCATTGAGCCTTCGATTTTAAGAGTTTATGTTTACTTTGAGTCTGTATACTTTATCATGCAGAATGATGCCAGAGCGTGAAAGTGAGTAAAAGCGCTGAGTATTTCTTTGATATCGAAGACGTTCTTCCTTTCATTTTCCAAGTTCGCATTTAATGTTTCAGGCAGTAAAAGGATATTTTAAAGCACTTTCACTCCTTAACCAAGTCATGAGATTTCTAGTTATTTTGACTCTTAAACGGAACAGTCGACGAAATCGTACGATTTTACCACTCAAATGAAAGCGCTTTGACAAAACTCTTTGAGAAAGGCGCTACTACCTTTAGCCAGAACTAGCCGGCCAAACCAGTCTAGTTGTGGACCGGGGGAACTCCACTATTTATCaggaaaccggtcgtttcgatactaGACTACAAAACAGCTCGTATGTTTGCCTGGGTAAAGAACGTGCGAGAGCGGTCAAACGATAGGTCCGCGGGTGTgcgaggctcgcgcgcttcacGCCTTtgccaaaaggcaaaaaaaaaggaaaaaaaaacggacTGTTCGGCAGTGTATTTCGATACGAACTCAAACAGTGAAACTGCACAACGATTTCGAACACTTAAAGTACAGTTTGCGcgtgaaaaggaaaaatatatggggtgaatattcctcgttctttaagccaggTAGGTGAAACTATTTACACCTCGACCTAATCAACTTccatcgaaacgaccggttagCATTTATCAGGTCTGTCTAGACAGATCAGTCTTTTCCTAAATAGTGCGCTCAGCGGTGAGGGGTTTTAAGACAAAATTCTCGAAGACaaggctttttttaaacttatttcagtttcaaaatgaCCGGTACGGCTGGCGGCATGTCAGTTCCAACTTTTGGTCGGCGCTTTTAGATCCACTGGCGAGTCTcccaaaattttaagttttgtcaAGTTTAAGCTTAGAGTTCAACAAGGGGTAAACTTATTAGTTCTAGATCTTTGTTCTTATAATTTATTCGGTTTTCTTCGCATCATTATTGACCTCTTCTCCTTCTTCCTTCTTTTCAGTTTCCTTGTGATCTTTTTCCGGATTATCTTCATACCTGAGGAGAAAAAACGAGATTAGCCGCTTTTTCCAAAAACAGAGCTGAAAATCAGCGATACAAGGAACACATTTCTGCGGCTTTAAGGGTTCATCTCTTTAAATAAAAGAGAAGTGTAATCATTCACTTCATGATCTCTCAGGGTTGAAATGCAGTATCGAAGTGAGAAATTGGATTTAGACTGTTCACTATCAACAACATATCAGATAAAAGTTGCAAATATAAAAGAACCCAATATCCCGATATGCCGTAACATGGAAGTA
Protein-coding sequences here:
- the LOC140953321 gene encoding uncharacterized protein, yielding MNKEPFMSAFQQQGFFNTYLNTSYSHQAMVTNNGTRCTHQGVPERQTRPHGIHHPLQAHHPGTNQCYSRHPGPNPFLTQLPRMTHFPINHSGVNQYTAQYPGNSPYATLHPGQWQFGETLQHGGAESRFLRNPPFTGRNPQFSGNQQLPFQTTRFGVPRQFQNPCPQPQFSNEIQKTNGKTWQSPTGNNDTTTTGQLHNFQFVGSMSSSTPAEEAFNENKPQTNPLVDNSLFRNQTTEAGQFTKLQERQLERDGITNLMRIQHLISTYITVRNLVVLCRDFKTPVFGDFPDGNDVEKKILKTLLQFLKEEIRKLRFVGLEEGEELMFDKCDEDPILRASFSVLKMTITRLEIKINDLQDERKKNEKLEKDTKTFSEELRVKEAKARTLKSELGAEKSRWDKLSERLQEERKNNETIRLQFAQEMEALDQIKIHKLHEDLRALQEKISNETILCNKTEEEIQIIKGENDSLRLRISELEPKFRN